TTGTCCTCACGATTTTTTGCTTAAGTTGTACTCTGCATCACCGAATATCATATCTTTATTGATTTCAAGGATCACAACCCAGTTTGCAATATCGTTACTCTTTTTGTCTTCATCGTCAATAAGATACATGCCTCTTAGTATCTTACTTGTGCGCTTTAACAGATAATAAAGAGCAACTTTGAGCCCTGCTTTCACACCTACTTCTTCAATTCCTTCAGAAATATCCACTTTCGTATACATATCTACAGCTtcttcaaaatgcctaaaattgTTCCTTTTGAACATATCAGAGATATTGCCATCCTTGACAGGAAGTTGTCCCATGGTTTCTTCTGCCTTCTTCATGTTTGAATACAGCGAGGCTAGTCTCCGCATATCACTCATTATCGACTTTCTAACTTCATTCTTCTTATCTACCTTCCTCTTCTGTTTATTCCACAATTTCTTTCCCACTTGGAGCAAAACAATGTCTGTGGTACATGTATTGTAAACATCTTTATTCTCCCCTTCCCTGAATTTTGATAGAATTTCCTTCATGAAGTCTCCTCCAAACTCATGATCTCCCACATTTAACATGTTTGCAGGTACTGGGGTGGATTTACAAGCTGCATCTGAAGTGTCGCAGTGTTTTTTTTCATGTCTTGATATGTACCGCTTCTCTATAAAGGCTTTGCACAAATGACACATGACCActctatcattttcatttgtatCCTTCCGTCTCTCCCTTTCCAGCTTTGGATTTTCCGGATTTTTCCTCAATCTTATTTTGTTTAGCTCAAATATGCCTTCTCTTCTGAATTCACCAAATGTCTTATCCCTCTCATGCTTTTCCATTTGCAATGCTTTGGAAACTCTCTCCTcatttttgtgcattttctcTATGTGTATCCGAAGCTTTGACCACAGTTTTCTACAGAAAATGCAATAGCGATATGGCTTCTGGTACGCTCTTGGTGTGTGTGAGCCTTTGGTGTCCTCACACCTTGGTTCAGATGGCATCTTCTCTTTAGAGGGAGTGTTTGCTTGGTCTACTGGATCATTTGGTGTCTCACTTGCTTTGGAATTTGTTTGTAAACATATCAAATCTTTACATGGGGTGCTTGCTGCTTGCTGTGATGTCACCTCCTTACCGCATTTATTGCCTGCTTCAGCATAATTTGTGATTTCCAGGCATAGTTTCTTTACAGCGTTTTTCCGTGACTGTGCTTTTCTCTTATCAGTGCCAGTGACTGAATTGGCTGGAACACTACCACTTTCAAACTCAGATTCCTGATCGGATTCTGAAGCAGAATTTGGTACATAGTCTGAATCATCATTCGAGAAGTCTGAATCATCATTCGAGAAGTCTGAATCATCATTGGAGAGTGCATGCATGCAATGAATCTCTGGATCTACTGGATTAGGTGTCTCAAAAACCTGTGAAGAGATAATATCATAGCCATTTACAAATGTAGCCAAAATTTAAAACCTACACGACTTGAGTGATGATGccctaaataaaaatgaaatcttAATTTTGGAAAATAGAACTAGGCACCTTAAAATGGTGCTAGcttacaatattatttttaagGTTGAGAATTTCGGGAAACTTTGTGCTCGGGAGGGACTCTCAGGAATCCTGAAACTATTGATGATCGATTCTGATTTTACATTGATTTCACAATACGGGAAACAtggcatatggtcattttcacagtaaagggtgtaacttttgatttttagggtcaaaatttcaaaccacttaaatatgtttctgtttactgaaatcatgcatagaagcaacttaaattccagtaaaataatgtttcaaggcttaaaccttttgatttctaataaaaatttgacatttccataacattttggttaaaatctaagaaaaatgtattttacataacctcagaaaattatgacatgaaagctggaatacatgtgaaatcccattccaaagtaagtcaacagataagttaaattttataccatgttttgctatgtttgtaattgcagttttgaaaatttttaacatcaagtgtcatttacaatggaaatttccaaaccttaaacatattttttaaagttttaattgggttcctaaaataatttgaatgtctaacttcatgtacaaatactacttgatgaaaggaacctcccagccaagtttcacagaaattggagttattttttagaaatggcaattcaagcgatttgtgtttcggaggcttcagttaacaacacaggtgatcataaaagtaaaatatttggctaactactacaagttgacataaaaaataggtaaaaaatatcacaattaccaattttcatgctttgcttctaagtattgaatttcagttgtgacaaaatttaattatcacagcaagtcatttttttttgtttcagaggcttcatgttaacaattgttaaacattgcagaagtagttttttgaaaacaacagtgttgggatcatctaagctgttattttcttgtgtgtattgaatcaatgattctatgcggcagatattgtagatttatcacatgttaattttttcacccatttgttaagtatggtgttttttgcatgtgaagcctccgaaacaggcttttttgggtatcagtatatttttcaaacactaaccataatgtcaaaaaattttttaatttatgacattctgcacatatcaagtaataattacaatgcagatatcagtatgaaacacaccaatttagatatgcatagatgataattaatcttattgttgtttcggaggcttcatttgtttcagaggcttcaattgttaacggaaagtttgtattgggtcccattttcaaacggtgatatatatcttcacgatttaaaaacatgtgacttgaggatctactttgctacattttgataaatagattggatgagctcttttatttatatttgcacaagcttgctgaacagtttgtttcggaggcttcaaaaagttaacggaaaaacggctctttgaagtcaagattttataaaaattttaaaagcttgcaaatcgactaatttttgttacccatttcaagttaagataacaactgttatgaatcaagaagaagtgaagaaataaccaagaattatgaaccaaagctacacccacaaagtttgttaacaattgttaacggaaaatgaagcctccgaaacaacaaatatcgaagtccggttctcaaaaatacagggctgttcacaattaaatctaatgtggcagtgtttactgaacatatgactgtactttcaggataagaaaaattatccatgaactaactgaagaaaacacagggttttacaaaatgttactgttttttatagtttttcaaaatggcaatattaagtacatttaagcctgctaaaactgaacgcagtaactcccaaagctgattatgctacccaaggtagctgctaactagatgacttatgtggccaaaaatcatggagttctgtggctttattagaacactacggattaaaatgttaaaaatccaaagttacaccctttaccgtgaaaatgaccatatgcaatATTGTACTGAGCTGAGCTAAACTTTTTCAAGTCATGTTGAAGGTAATATTCAAGATTTCATCATGATTTCAGCAATGATACAAGGCCATAATTGAACATTTAATAGTAAATCTACTACCTGCTTTGCCCCTGTGACCTAGAGGTCACGACCCGAATGAACAACCATTATAAAAATCGCCCTATTGCAAACAAATTTGGACAGAGCTAACCATCTACCTAATTTGCAGGGGGTGGGTAGGCAGTAGATCAACAGGTTTTTTGAGTGTAGAATTCATTTCTGAGGTTAAAATCATTCTAAATCTTTACGAAATACTagattttaatgaaaattgattaattatgcattataccgtaaccacccgagtataagcccaccccctatttttcaaaacattctgggaataaGGGTgaactcggctataagcccagtactaaattttggccaagttcttaaatcaaatcaatgctttctctcacatttaagaacaaatataaaaaatatcagttgataattaacattccacacttaaaatttcaagaaattgaCATAGCTGATGATAGAAACttctggtacattgggcatatacaaatggggatgatttttcttatttctaaattcaagtactagcctcTCCCCGGTTATGCCCACGCACAGCCCACCTCCACTTTTAAGTAAAATCTGCCATCTGGGGTCTTATACTCGAGTGGTTGCGGTATATGTGAAAGATTGGTTTCAAATTAATTTGTTCAAAACTTTACCTCATCTAAATTGCTTGTGTCCATATCACTCGCAAAGACCATTTCTGGTTGATGATCTCCAGACAACAGGTACTTTTCTACTGGCTGCAGTGTGTAGGTCGCAACACTGTCCAGAACCCATTCTCTTGATATTATTGGAACTTTGTATTTGTTAGAGATTGCTGTAAGAAAACAAAGGTTCATTTAAGATTTTTTGGAAAGTTTCTTGATGACACACAATGTACACTTTCCTTGTCTAACTAGGATGTATATAACATTAAAATCAgatgacttttgaaaattgaaaattactCTTCAAATTATGTGGACTTTATTCAACATCTCAATGCCACCGCAACGATCATATCTCTGTACAAAGATTCATTTGAAGCTTTGATTGATCACATTGCACAATCATGCAAAAATATTTCTGTAACAAGACTGTAATACAAATCATACAAAGGTACGAAGCATAGTTCAACTCGCAGAAAACAAAGATTCCAAACAAACTGAAAGTGCAGTAACCCCTGAAATGACAAAAAATCAGGATCTTTGAAGCAGCAACAAATGTGTTCAAATCACATCAAACCTATCTCCAGcaaaaattctatgtaaaatgtGACATAAAGAAAATCACATTCATGTGTTGGACTAAAAAGTGCATGACGAAGTACAAAAACGTCTTGGACTTGTCCTGATTGGAAATTTGATACAAATGCAGCAATAAAGAAACTCACTGAAACCTTGGGTGTCTTTACAGAGAACTGTTACCGATCTTGCAGTAGTCACAAAACACAGAGTGAAAAATATCAGTCAATTGAACTTGAAAATTACCAACTCAAACAACAATTAAGAATGAACACAAAACTCTAGATTACTTACCATCATAATCATCTTCTGTGTACTGTTCACTTGGTTGCAAAACTATGTAATAATAATCTGCTTCAAACGGGAAAAGGGTAGGGTGATGAACAACAGATGCCCCACACATCTGCAGAATGGCTTCGAGTTGATCTGTAGACAAATGATGATTTGCAAGACTGATCTTGTTTACAACTTGAAATGAAAAGTACTATCACTTGACTAATTAAATCCTAAAGATGGTAGGTTTTACCTTTACCTAATTGGCAACCTTGCCATGTTCTTCTTTTTTTATCCTGGAAGGTTCCTCCAATTACCCTTATCTCCTTGTCCATCAAAACCGTTTAAATACCACCGTGTCTATAAGTTTTAGGACAAGTTCTTGCCAGttaaaaaagcaagttataaTCTTTGAAATCAACATGCTTTACTTCAATCATGGCTTTAAATGAAATCAAGGGATGTTATTTCACTTCATTTCTAGGAAATCTTTGACATTCAGCCAGGTCATTTAGTAAATTATGCAAAATGTCTAACTTCGAAAGCAGTGGGGTCATAAGAAATAAGACTAATCAAATTAAAAGTTAGTGTTGAAGTTCAATATGACATGGACTATCAGTCAATGCATACAaggtttaaattttaattttgacattctcGTGAACCAAATGTCCAAATAAACTCATCAGCAGGTTTATGAAACATTTACTTTTTTCAGGAAGATCATGTTTCACTGACATTTGCACTACTTTTAATCATTCTTCTACTTGAAAAATCAAAAGTTTTCCTCTTAATGGTCAAATATCATGGCTACCTGAACAATGTTTCCTATGAATGGTCGAATATCCTGGCAAGAAGTTTCCCAAGACCCTACTTTTTCAAGCTATGCTCATTtgcaaaataattacaaatacaTCAAAGTATCATGTATCCCTTTAAGCCTCAACATTTAGCTCCAAAGTAACTTCAGTGTATATCCTCCCCTGTACTAACCTTTTTGCATTACATCTTTCTCAGAATTGTAGGTACACATTTCAAACTGGTACATCAATGGTTTGTCCTGCCAAGTCCTTGCTCTTTCCGGTCCATTATGCATGTGTCCATTAACCACATCACCTTGAATTTCAAAACCTTTTTCCGAAATTATATCTTCTTTCCTCAGACAGGCTTCAACCCctacaaataaaaaggaatagaGACATTTATTAATCATATTCCATCAATAATTAGATCGTTTTTCCATTGGATAAAATAATAATGACCTGATATATCGCACATCTGATTGCATTTCTTGCCTCCAGTTCATATATATGGATGAAGCTTAAAATAGGTTCTTGCTTTAATTTAGTTTGATAACTAGCAATTTTCATGTTCTCCAACCAAATGAAACTAGTTCTACTATAAATTTCATTTTAACTGAATATACTGAAGAGAGGGTAATAAGAGTGGTTATTGCACCGCTAACTGGT
Above is a genomic segment from Amphiura filiformis chromosome 10, Afil_fr2py, whole genome shotgun sequence containing:
- the LOC140163212 gene encoding LOW QUALITY PROTEIN: uncharacterized protein (The sequence of the model RefSeq protein was modified relative to this genomic sequence to represent the inferred CDS: deleted 1 base in 1 codon) yields the protein MYQFEMCTYNSEKDVMQKDQLEAILQMCGASVVHHPTLFPFEADYYYIVLQPSEQYTEDDYDAISNKYKVPIISREWVLDSVATYTLQPVEKYLLSGDHQPEMVFASDMDTSNLDEVFETPNPVDPEIHCMHALSNDDSDFSNDDSDFSNDDSDYVPNSASESDQESEFESGSVPANSVTGTDKRKAQSRKNAVKKLCLEITNYAEAGNKCGKEVTSQQAASTPCKDLICLQTNSKASETPNDPVDQANTPSKEKMPSEPRCEDTKGSHTPRAYQKPYRYCIFCRKLWSKLRIHIEKMHKNEERVSKALQMEKHERDKTFGEFRREGIFELNKIRLRKNPENPKLERERRKDTNENDRVVMCHLCKAFIEKRYISRHEKKHCDTSDAACKSTPVPANMLNVGDHEFGGDFMKEILSKFREGENKDVYNTCTTDIVLLQVGKKLWNKQKRKVDKKNEVRKSIMSDMRRLASLYSNMKKAEETMGQLPVKDGNISDMFKRNNFRHFEEAVDMYTKVDISEGIEEVGVKAGLKVALYYLLKRTSKILRGMYLIDDEDKKSNDIANWVVILEINKDMIFGDAEYNLSKNREDKLRRPQTHPEEEDLQKVRSYTMKKISELGVLSSEVFDKHDFVELRDCLVSRLTLFNARRGGEPSRLKLKNWEEAHTGAWLDQRHVNNLDPLDRALAKTLKIGYETGKGGRHMQLVPVLFPQDCIVGLRRIADNNVRRQCEIPDTNLYLFPTKFDHVSGWHAVKNVCKKLTLKHADKITATQNRHRISTEFALMDVSPYDRDYVYKHLGHTEEVNRNVYQAPLSIKALTVVGRRLQALDRGAETAEQEVSEHEEMHDDPVSSTTESPEQEPSENVKQCDDPVSSTGGKTTQEEDDDVECSGRNYTHWNWKDCKVVLDHFEAYILGETRKKLPGKKEIRQFLTEHQDFKVKDWMVVRSKVMNEKSKREKLVRKLQGDQ